Proteins co-encoded in one Pyramidobacter porci genomic window:
- the eno gene encoding phosphopyruvate hydratase, which yields MSAIVGVHAREILDSRGNPTVEVEIGLETGEIARAGVPSGASTGTFEAVELRDGGSRYGGKGVLNAVKNVNDVIAPEICGMDSDDLRAVDRAMLDLDGTPSKGRLGANAILGVSMAVTRAAAMNHDMVLWDYIGGMNAKTLPAPMMNVINGGAHADNNLDIQEFMIVPHGAESFREALRMGAETYHALKKILVKEGFSTGLGDEGGFAPNFSSNRMGFEYLVKAIEAAGYEPGTQISIACDVAISELYSEGKYHFKGEGRDFTAAELADYYAQLCADFPIVSIEDGMNEEDWDGWKLLTEKIGGSVQLVGDDLFVTNPERLAKGIESGAANSILIKLNQIGSVSETLDVIAMARGAGYSWVVSHRSGETDDSFIADLAVATAAGQIKTGAPARMDRIAKYNQLLRIEEALEGEAPYAGLSAFRCAR from the coding sequence ATGAGCGCAATCGTAGGCGTACATGCAAGAGAAATCCTGGATTCCCGCGGCAATCCCACGGTCGAGGTCGAAATCGGCCTCGAGACCGGCGAGATCGCTCGCGCCGGCGTGCCTTCCGGCGCTTCCACGGGGACGTTCGAAGCGGTAGAGCTGCGCGACGGCGGCAGCCGTTACGGCGGCAAAGGCGTTCTGAACGCCGTCAAAAACGTCAACGACGTGATCGCGCCCGAGATCTGCGGCATGGACTCCGACGATCTCCGCGCCGTGGACCGCGCCATGCTCGATCTCGACGGAACGCCCAGCAAGGGCCGGCTGGGGGCGAACGCCATCCTCGGCGTTTCCATGGCCGTGACCCGCGCCGCGGCCATGAACCACGACATGGTTCTGTGGGACTACATCGGCGGTATGAACGCCAAGACGCTGCCCGCGCCGATGATGAACGTCATCAACGGCGGAGCGCACGCCGACAACAACCTCGACATTCAGGAATTCATGATCGTCCCCCACGGCGCCGAATCGTTCCGCGAGGCGCTGCGCATGGGGGCGGAGACGTATCACGCCCTGAAAAAGATCCTCGTCAAGGAAGGCTTCAGCACCGGTCTGGGCGACGAGGGCGGCTTCGCTCCGAACTTTTCCAGCAACCGCATGGGCTTCGAATATCTCGTCAAGGCCATCGAAGCGGCCGGCTACGAACCCGGCACGCAGATCTCGATCGCCTGCGACGTGGCCATCTCCGAGCTGTACTCCGAAGGGAAGTATCATTTCAAGGGCGAAGGGCGCGACTTCACGGCCGCCGAGCTGGCCGATTACTACGCGCAGCTCTGCGCCGACTTCCCGATCGTCTCCATAGAAGATGGCATGAACGAGGAGGACTGGGACGGCTGGAAGCTGCTCACCGAAAAAATCGGCGGCAGTGTGCAGCTGGTCGGCGACGATCTTTTCGTCACCAATCCCGAACGCCTCGCCAAGGGGATCGAGAGCGGCGCGGCCAACTCGATCCTGATCAAGCTGAATCAGATCGGCTCCGTCTCCGAGACGCTCGACGTCATCGCCATGGCCCGCGGCGCCGGTTACAGCTGGGTCGTGTCGCACCGTTCAGGGGAGACCGACGACAGCTTCATCGCCGATCTGGCCGTGGCGACCGCGGCCGGGCAGATCAAGACGGGAGCTCCCGCCCGCATGGACCGCATCGCCAAATACAATCAGCTGCTCCGCATCGAGGAGGCGCTGGAAGGCGAAGCGCCCTACGCCGGGCTGTCCGCCTTCCGCTGCGCCAGATGA
- the yajC gene encoding preprotein translocase subunit YajC, protein MKKTLFASLFALLSAGEAFAADAPAAAPAAQGGSALQAFFPLIIFVVIFYFFILRPQKKRQKTHDSLVNSLQRGDRVITAGGFFGIVREVKDDSVIIEIAEGLVARVLKSSISTKISPEAPKAAPKAEEAAKPEESVTPEEAPAAEDKQ, encoded by the coding sequence ATGAAAAAGACTCTGTTCGCTTCGCTTTTTGCCCTTCTTTCCGCCGGTGAGGCCTTTGCGGCCGACGCTCCTGCGGCTGCTCCAGCTGCTCAAGGCGGCAGCGCGTTGCAGGCGTTTTTCCCGCTGATTATTTTCGTGGTGATCTTTTATTTCTTCATTCTTCGCCCTCAGAAGAAACGTCAGAAGACCCACGACAGTCTCGTCAACAGCTTGCAGCGCGGCGACCGTGTCATCACCGCCGGGGGCTTCTTCGGCATCGTCCGCGAAGTGAAGGATGACAGCGTCATCATCGAAATCGCCGAAGGTCTGGTCGCGCGCGTGCTGAAGAGCTCCATCTCCACGAAGATCAGCCCCGAAGCCCCCAAGGCGGCCCCCAAGGCCGAAGAGGCTGCGAAGCCCGAAGAATCTGTCACGCCCGAAGAAGCGCCTGCGGCCGAGGACAAACAATAA
- a CDS encoding redox-sensing transcriptional repressor Rex, producing the protein MGFPIPSKKERITDPTVGRLVAYRRLLMRLVDDGVPVVSSKEIGEMLRLKSSQVRKDLSYLGEFGKRGVGYDVSRLLEDLAGILAPFEVWRIGLVGIGRLGEALLNHRSFLSENYEVTAVFDSNPDKVGRSYAGKLCYHIDDLPRVIAEKDISVLILTVPQQAAQAVLDAAAGTGKIEGALNFSAAVLQAPPGVQVKDVDIFIELEKLLFKLKASEQKKKQSF; encoded by the coding sequence ATGGGATTCCCGATCCCGTCGAAAAAGGAGCGGATCACCGATCCGACCGTCGGTCGTCTCGTCGCGTACCGGCGGTTGCTGATGCGTCTTGTGGACGACGGCGTGCCGGTGGTCTCTTCCAAGGAAATCGGCGAAATGCTGCGTCTGAAGTCGAGCCAGGTCCGCAAGGATCTGTCCTATCTGGGCGAATTCGGCAAGCGCGGCGTCGGTTACGACGTCAGCCGTCTTCTGGAAGATCTGGCCGGCATCCTGGCGCCGTTTGAAGTGTGGCGCATCGGTCTGGTGGGCATCGGCCGTCTGGGCGAAGCCCTGCTGAACCACCGCTCGTTCCTCAGCGAAAACTACGAGGTAACGGCCGTTTTCGACTCCAACCCCGACAAGGTCGGGCGCAGCTACGCGGGGAAGCTCTGTTATCATATCGACGATCTGCCGCGGGTCATTGCGGAAAAGGACATCTCCGTGCTGATCCTGACCGTTCCGCAGCAGGCGGCCCAAGCAGTGCTCGACGCGGCTGCCGGCACCGGGAAGATCGAAGGCGCGCTTAACTTTTCGGCCGCGGTCCTGCAGGCGCCGCCCGGCGTTCAGGTCAAAGACGTGGATATCTTCATCGAACTGGAGAAACTGCTTTTCAAGCTGAAGGCCTCTGAACAGAAGAAAAAGCAGAGCTTTTGA
- a CDS encoding S4 domain-containing protein translates to MRLDKFLKLSQLVKRRTAAQEMIEVGAVRVNGRKVKPASDVKAGDLIEVAFPRRVIAAAVLVDDEAALRRRGTVACEMRGERRVEPDENPWEGSAGGH, encoded by the coding sequence ATTCGGCTGGACAAATTTTTGAAGCTTTCGCAGCTGGTGAAGCGCCGCACCGCGGCGCAGGAAATGATCGAGGTCGGCGCGGTGCGCGTCAACGGGCGGAAGGTCAAGCCGGCCAGCGACGTCAAAGCGGGCGACCTGATCGAGGTGGCTTTTCCCCGGCGCGTCATTGCCGCCGCCGTTCTCGTGGACGACGAAGCGGCGCTTCGCCGCCGCGGTACGGTCGCCTGCGAGATGCGCGGCGAGCGGAGAGTCGAACCCGACGAGAATCCTTGGGAAGGAAGCGCAGGCGGGCATTAA